The proteins below are encoded in one region of Hordeum vulgare subsp. vulgare chromosome 3H, MorexV3_pseudomolecules_assembly, whole genome shotgun sequence:
- the LOC123439802 gene encoding calmodulin-binding protein 25-like, protein MANSCASLDATWSHLPAPVPAPCAWPYTAWLSPAAAAFENEALATALARASASASPSSRTPSSSSTTTSSASDLSSAPYDAPALPAVSCRPSSAAEAAARQCTGRVSKRKPRVSRRPQTTYISADPANFRRMVQEITGYALPGAEKASAVPAPRRPDPLAFVLPTLDTSACFLLHQDQAPSLSQQRWEDKTSGGAAAATAMPAMADDSSLQLMQELEAMMTAPPAVSSFPTLDLESWGMM, encoded by the coding sequence ATGGCCAACAGCTGCGCGAGCCTCGACGCCACCTGGTCCCACCTCCCAGCGCCCGTCCCGGCTCCCTGTGCCTGGCCATACACCGCCTGGctctcccccgccgccgccgccttcgaGAACGAGGCGCTCGCCACTGCGCTCGCtcgcgcctccgcctccgcctcgccGTCATCCCGgacgccttcctcttcctccaccaccacctcctccgcgtCCGACCTGTCCTCCGCCCCGTACGACGCGCCAGCGCTGCCCGCCGTAAGCTGCAGGCCAAgctcggcggcggaggcggcggcgcggcagtGCACGGGCCGCGTCTCCAAGCGGAAGCCCCGGGTGTCCCGCCGCCCGCAGACCACGTACATCAGCGCCGACCCGGCCAACTTCCGTCGCATGGTGCAGGAGATCACCGGCTACGCCCTTCCAGGCGCGGAGAAAGCCTCCGCCGTGCCAGCGCCGCGCAGGCCGGACCCGCTCGCTTTTGTGCTCCCGACGCTGGACACGTCCGCCTGCTTCTTGCTGCACCAGGACCAGGCGCCGTCGCTATCGCAGCAGCGTTGGGAGGACAAGACGTcgggtggagcggcggcggcgacagCAATGCCCGCGATGGCGGACGACTCGTCGTTGCAGCTGATGCAGGAGCTGGAAGCGATGATGACCGCGCCGCCCGCCGTGTCCTCCTTCCCGACATTGGACTTGGAGAGCTGGGGAATGATGTGA